The following proteins come from a genomic window of Deltaproteobacteria bacterium:
- a CDS encoding ATP-binding cassette domain-containing protein codes for MTEKQCRRGSDETMIQLKNVYKSFGPNHVLRGLNLEVKCGESMVVIGGSGTGKSVLIKCVIGLLHHDQGEIYVDGQEISHLSEEEWNGLRKKFGMLFQRDALFDSMSVWENVGFALGRHTNLSDEKIKAAAVEKLKLVGLQNVENRMPAELSGGMRKRVSLARAIAMEPAILLYDE; via the coding sequence ATGACCGAAAAACAATGCCGACGCGGCTCAGATGAAACCATGATCCAGCTTAAAAACGTCTACAAATCTTTTGGGCCGAACCATGTCCTGCGCGGCCTCAATTTGGAAGTTAAATGCGGGGAATCCATGGTCGTCATCGGGGGGAGTGGAACCGGCAAAAGCGTGCTTATCAAGTGTGTCATCGGCCTCCTGCATCACGACCAAGGAGAGATTTACGTAGACGGGCAGGAGATCTCCCACCTTTCCGAGGAGGAATGGAATGGGCTGCGCAAAAAATTCGGCATGCTTTTCCAGCGCGATGCCCTCTTCGATTCCATGTCGGTTTGGGAGAACGTCGGGTTTGCCCTGGGGCGGCATACGAATCTCTCCGACGAAAAAATCAAGGCCGCGGCCGTAGAAAAACTAAAACTGGTCGGTTTGCAGAACGTTGAAAATCGCATGCCAGCCGAGCTCTCCGGTGGCATGCGCAAGCGGGTATCCTTAGCCCGGGCTATCGCCATGGAGCCGGCCATCCTGCTCTACGACGAAC